From one Simplicispira suum genomic stretch:
- a CDS encoding lipoate--protein ligase family protein, producing the protein MQARNDSTIAQEQAWNSQQLAAPVTAPSFRLWTYRAPAIVLGCSQRALLPVAEARLPPGTELVQRPSGGGAVLAGPWLVSLSVVLPTAHPWVSQGLVDSYRELGLLHARVLADLGVPAQALPAADVAQANASMGPAVDWACYGSLAPWELTDVRNRKLVGLAQRRQRNGILLVAGTLVTAPDWPLLCDALGHPEDAAEMQRLTVCCEELARRPVSAQAVVSGLEQALCEALQGGADPK; encoded by the coding sequence ATGCAAGCCCGCAACGACAGCACCATCGCCCAGGAACAAGCCTGGAACAGCCAGCAGCTCGCCGCACCCGTGACAGCGCCCAGCTTTCGCCTCTGGACCTACCGCGCTCCCGCCATCGTGCTCGGCTGCTCGCAACGCGCACTGCTGCCTGTTGCCGAGGCCCGGCTGCCGCCCGGAACCGAGCTGGTGCAACGCCCGTCCGGCGGCGGCGCTGTGCTCGCCGGGCCGTGGCTGGTCAGCTTGTCCGTGGTGCTTCCCACGGCCCATCCGTGGGTATCTCAGGGTTTGGTGGACAGCTACCGCGAACTGGGCTTGCTGCACGCCAGGGTACTGGCGGATCTGGGCGTCCCGGCGCAGGCCCTGCCTGCTGCGGATGTTGCGCAGGCCAATGCCAGCATGGGGCCGGCCGTGGACTGGGCGTGTTACGGCAGCCTGGCCCCCTGGGAGCTGACCGACGTGCGCAACCGCAAACTGGTAGGCCTGGCGCAGCGCCGCCAACGCAATGGCATCTTGCTGGTGGCCGGCACGCTGGTCACGGCGCCCGACTGGCCCCTGCTGTGCGATGCGCTGGGCCACCCGGAAGACGCCGCCGAAATGCAACGGCTCACCGTGTGCTGCGAAGAATTGGCGCGACGCCCCGTCTCTGCGCAAGCTGTCGTCAGCGGCCTGGAGCAGGCGCTTTGCGAGGCGTTGCAGGGTGGCGCGGATCCCAAGTAG
- a CDS encoding TAXI family TRAP transporter solute-binding subunit, producing MKHLISALPLPRRTLVLGALASATLPFSRLALAQQKFINVLTGGQSGVYYPMGVALSQIYGKAMPDAKVTVQSTKASAENLNLLQAGRGEIAFTLGDALSDAWNGNKESGFATPLKKLRAVAGIYPNFIQIVANADAGIKTMADLKGKRISVGAPKSGTELNARAILKAAGLAYSDFAKVEYLPFGESVELMKNRQLDVTLQSAGLGVSSIRDLATAVKIVVVSVPADVVAKVGDAAYQPATIPANTYEGQTADVPTVAIRNFLVSHTGVSDNEVYLMTKSMFENLPSLVAAHNAAKSIDLKTAMQGTSVTFHPGAEKYYREAGVLK from the coding sequence ATGAAACACCTCATTTCCGCCCTGCCCCTGCCCCGCCGCACTCTCGTGCTCGGAGCGCTGGCAAGCGCCACTTTGCCTTTTTCGCGTTTGGCGCTGGCGCAACAAAAATTCATCAACGTTCTGACCGGTGGCCAGAGCGGCGTCTACTACCCCATGGGGGTCGCGCTTTCGCAGATTTACGGCAAGGCCATGCCCGACGCCAAGGTCACGGTGCAATCCACCAAAGCCTCGGCAGAAAACCTGAACCTGCTGCAGGCAGGGCGCGGCGAGATTGCCTTCACGCTTGGTGACGCCCTCTCCGACGCCTGGAACGGCAACAAGGAATCGGGTTTTGCCACGCCGCTGAAAAAATTGCGCGCAGTGGCAGGCATCTACCCCAATTTCATCCAGATCGTGGCCAATGCCGACGCAGGCATCAAAACCATGGCCGATCTGAAGGGCAAGCGCATTTCGGTTGGCGCGCCCAAATCGGGCACGGAACTCAACGCCCGCGCCATTCTCAAGGCTGCAGGCTTGGCCTACAGCGATTTCGCCAAGGTGGAATACCTGCCATTCGGCGAATCGGTGGAACTCATGAAGAACCGCCAGCTGGATGTGACGCTGCAGTCTGCAGGCCTGGGCGTGTCCTCCATTCGCGATCTGGCAACCGCCGTGAAAATTGTGGTGGTGTCCGTGCCGGCCGACGTCGTGGCCAAGGTAGGGGACGCGGCCTACCAGCCGGCAACCATTCCCGCCAACACCTACGAAGGTCAGACCGCCGATGTGCCCACGGTGGCCATCCGCAATTTCCTGGTCAGCCACACCGGCGTGTCCGACAACGAGGTCTATCTGATGACCAAGTCCATGTTCGAGAATTTGCCAAGCCTGGTCGCTGCGCACAATGCTGCCAAGAGCATTGATTTGAAAACGGCCATGCAGGGCACGAGCGTGACCTTCCATCCGGGCGCCGAGAAATACTACCGCGAGGCTGGCGTCCTTAAATGA
- a CDS encoding NADPH-dependent FMN reductase, giving the protein MSDITIAVLVGSLRKESFNRRLAQALVRMAPAGCKFTMPRIDDLPLYNQDDDAHQAEAVLRLKSEIAAVQGVIFVSPEYNRSVPGVLKNAIDHASRPYGTSAWAGKPAGVIGVSGGAIGTALGQQHLRNILAYLDMPTLGQPEAFIQAKDGLFDANGGIGEDSRKFVQAWLDAYLAWVKKHS; this is encoded by the coding sequence ATGAGTGACATCACCATTGCCGTGCTGGTCGGCAGCCTGCGCAAAGAGTCTTTCAACCGCCGTCTGGCCCAGGCGCTGGTCCGCATGGCGCCAGCTGGCTGCAAATTCACGATGCCACGCATCGACGATCTGCCGCTCTACAACCAGGACGACGACGCGCATCAGGCGGAGGCGGTGCTGCGCTTGAAGTCGGAAATCGCAGCCGTGCAGGGAGTGATCTTCGTGAGTCCCGAATACAACCGCTCGGTGCCGGGTGTGCTCAAGAATGCCATTGATCATGCCTCGCGTCCGTATGGCACGAGTGCCTGGGCAGGCAAGCCCGCCGGCGTGATCGGGGTGTCCGGTGGCGCCATTGGTACCGCGCTGGGTCAGCAACACCTGCGCAACATCCTGGCCTACCTGGACATGCCCACGCTGGGCCAGCCCGAGGCCTTCATACAAGCCAAAGATGGTTTGTTTGACGCCAACGGCGGGATTGGTGAGGACAGCCGGAAGTTTGTTCAAGCCTGGCTGGACGCCTATCTGGCCTGGGTGAAGAAGCACAGCTGA
- a CDS encoding DUF6817 domain-containing protein produces MTLAFQALDSALFARAQTLLDEDWLARDADLAPILPTVLARGVGQDWHKVGTFRHHLVGVARSLALWQQPREVRLLGLLHSVYGNAFVDLVKFDPASERARLRELVGEESEELVFLFCQRPRAQFVQRVLEGAVAADGSVLLQDASGEHRLTAPQVAAFIVVSMADTIEQWFSWQDDIYSRFPKVEHRPQNVHWAASLWPGPMRPSGRMLHQISLLGRALAHPALSGLLPTPPVFNHCQQALGAADEAAATALYWSVIQQDQPLVDLDVATAVLEQAVRHNPYVGEPQMVLAQLYLSAGRNADAERAAASALQQFSAWGNAWDKRVAWDAWVAWTRILLQSAQTGRWPERLDKLNNLALRT; encoded by the coding sequence ATGACACTCGCATTTCAGGCTTTGGATTCCGCATTGTTTGCCCGCGCCCAGACCTTGCTCGACGAGGACTGGCTGGCGCGCGATGCCGATCTGGCGCCGATCCTGCCCACCGTGCTGGCACGTGGCGTGGGGCAGGACTGGCACAAGGTGGGCACCTTTCGCCACCACTTGGTGGGCGTAGCGCGCTCGCTGGCTTTGTGGCAGCAGCCGCGTGAGGTGCGGCTTCTGGGTTTGCTGCACAGCGTGTATGGCAACGCTTTTGTTGATCTGGTGAAGTTCGATCCGGCCAGCGAGCGCGCGCGCCTTCGCGAGTTGGTGGGAGAGGAATCGGAAGAACTGGTGTTTTTGTTCTGCCAGCGTCCGCGCGCGCAATTTGTCCAGCGCGTGCTGGAGGGCGCGGTGGCCGCCGACGGCAGCGTGCTGCTTCAGGATGCTTCGGGCGAGCACCGGCTCACCGCCCCACAGGTGGCCGCCTTCATCGTGGTCAGCATGGCCGACACCATCGAGCAGTGGTTCAGCTGGCAGGACGACATCTATTCGCGCTTTCCCAAGGTGGAGCACCGCCCGCAGAACGTGCACTGGGCCGCGTCGCTCTGGCCCGGCCCGATGCGCCCCAGCGGGCGCATGCTGCACCAGATCTCGCTGCTGGGGCGCGCACTGGCGCACCCGGCGCTCAGCGGCCTGCTGCCGACGCCGCCGGTGTTCAACCACTGCCAGCAGGCGCTGGGCGCTGCCGACGAAGCGGCCGCTACCGCGTTGTACTGGTCCGTCATTCAGCAGGATCAGCCGCTGGTCGACCTGGACGTTGCGACTGCGGTGCTGGAGCAGGCCGTGCGCCACAACCCGTATGTGGGCGAGCCGCAAATGGTGCTGGCGCAGCTCTACCTTTCGGCCGGCAGGAATGCCGATGCAGAGCGGGCGGCCGCCAGCGCGCTGCAGCAGTTCAGTGCCTGGGGCAACGCCTGGGACAAGCGCGTGGCCTGGGATGCCTGGGTGGCCTGGACGCGCATCCTGCTCCAGTCGGCGCAGACCGGCCGCTGGCCCGAGCGGTTGGACAAGCTCAACAACCTGGCACTGCGGACGTAG
- a CDS encoding oxidative damage protection protein — protein sequence MARTVHCIKLGKDAEGLDFPPYPGELGKRLWESVSKEAWAAWLKHQTMLVNENRLNLADARARQYLARQMEQHFFGGGADAVQGYVPPSA from the coding sequence ATGGCACGCACTGTCCACTGCATCAAACTCGGCAAAGACGCCGAAGGACTTGACTTTCCGCCCTACCCCGGCGAACTGGGCAAACGCCTGTGGGAAAGCGTCAGCAAGGAAGCCTGGGCTGCGTGGCTCAAGCACCAGACCATGCTGGTCAACGAGAACCGCCTGAACCTGGCCGACGCCCGCGCCCGCCAGTATTTGGCGCGCCAGATGGAGCAGCATTTCTTTGGTGGCGGCGCCGACGCCGTGCAGGGCTACGTGCCGCCGAGTGCCTGA
- a CDS encoding nitrite/sulfite reductase translates to MYQYTDFDKQFVKLRAQQFRDQLERWERGELSEEQLLPLRLQNGWYIQRYAPMARIAVPYGEISSEQLRTLAHIAREYDRPDPELLAHAQATQDALQDAQPGATLPAPPLRYGYGHFTTRTNVQFNWIPLSRAADVMDLLASVSMHGIQTSGNDIRNITCDALEGIAEDGIFDTRPFAEITRQWSSLHPEFSFLPRKFKIAFNGAEEDRAAIGWYDIGLQARRAEDGSVGFTMKVGGGMGRTPIIGSVVREFLPWDQLLNYIEAVVRTYNSYGRRDNKWKARIKILVKSEGQKFIDAVEQEYKNIVELDGAPHTITQAELDRVSSHFVVPELKAAKLPSKVNPEGQLYQRWLKQNVGGHKLPGLKTVTLSFKRPGFNTGDADADTLNALAQLAEQFSAAEARLTHEQNLVLPWVHESDLPALYDAARALGLAQPNIGLLTDMIICPGGDFCSLANARSLHIGAAVTERYQDLDELFDLGPIDLHMSGCINSCGHHHSGHIGILGVDKDGKEWYQITLGGADGSTLSGPAIGGKVVGPSFTAAEVPDVIEALLTTFRELRKPGEFFIDALRRIGHDPFKQAANAARRPKADQEALAEQD, encoded by the coding sequence ATGTACCAATACACCGACTTCGACAAGCAATTCGTCAAACTGCGCGCCCAGCAGTTCCGCGACCAACTCGAGCGCTGGGAGCGCGGCGAGCTGAGCGAAGAGCAACTGCTCCCGCTGCGGCTGCAAAACGGCTGGTACATCCAGCGCTACGCCCCGATGGCGCGCATTGCGGTGCCGTACGGCGAAATCAGCAGCGAGCAATTGCGCACGCTGGCCCACATTGCCCGCGAGTACGACCGGCCCGACCCTGAACTGCTGGCGCACGCCCAAGCGACACAGGATGCCTTGCAGGACGCCCAGCCCGGCGCCACCCTGCCCGCACCGCCGCTGCGCTACGGCTACGGCCACTTCACCACGCGCACCAATGTGCAGTTCAACTGGATTCCGCTGTCCCGCGCCGCCGACGTGATGGACCTGCTGGCCAGTGTCAGCATGCACGGCATCCAGACCAGCGGCAACGACATCCGCAACATCACCTGCGACGCGCTGGAAGGCATTGCCGAAGACGGCATTTTCGACACCCGCCCGTTTGCCGAAATCACGCGCCAGTGGAGTTCGCTGCACCCCGAGTTTTCCTTTTTGCCGCGCAAGTTCAAGATCGCCTTCAACGGCGCCGAAGAAGACCGCGCCGCGATTGGCTGGTACGACATTGGCCTGCAGGCACGCCGGGCCGAAGACGGCAGCGTGGGCTTCACCATGAAAGTGGGCGGCGGCATGGGCCGCACACCCATCATTGGCAGCGTGGTGCGCGAATTTCTGCCCTGGGACCAGTTGCTCAACTACATCGAAGCCGTGGTGCGCACCTACAACAGCTACGGCCGGCGCGACAACAAGTGGAAGGCGCGCATCAAGATTCTGGTCAAGAGCGAAGGCCAGAAATTCATCGATGCGGTCGAGCAGGAATACAAGAACATTGTCGAACTCGACGGCGCGCCGCACACCATCACCCAGGCCGAGCTCGACCGCGTCAGCAGCCACTTTGTGGTGCCGGAACTCAAGGCGGCCAAGCTGCCTTCCAAGGTCAACCCCGAAGGCCAGCTGTACCAACGCTGGCTCAAGCAGAACGTGGGCGGCCACAAGCTGCCGGGGCTCAAGACCGTCACCCTGTCGTTCAAGCGCCCCGGGTTCAACACCGGCGACGCCGACGCCGACACGCTGAACGCCCTGGCGCAGCTGGCCGAGCAGTTCAGTGCGGCCGAGGCACGCCTGACGCACGAGCAAAACCTGGTGCTGCCCTGGGTGCACGAGAGCGACCTGCCAGCGCTGTACGACGCCGCCCGCGCGCTCGGTCTGGCACAACCGAACATTGGTCTGCTGACCGACATGATCATCTGCCCCGGCGGTGACTTTTGCTCGCTGGCCAACGCCCGCTCGCTGCACATCGGCGCCGCCGTCACCGAGCGCTACCAGGACCTGGACGAATTGTTCGACCTTGGCCCGATCGACCTGCACATGAGCGGCTGCATCAACTCCTGCGGGCACCACCACAGCGGCCACATCGGCATTCTGGGCGTCGACAAGGACGGCAAGGAGTGGTACCAGATCACGCTGGGCGGCGCCGACGGCTCCACGCTGTCGGGCCCCGCCATTGGCGGCAAGGTGGTTGGCCCCTCGTTCACTGCGGCCGAAGTGCCGGACGTCATCGAGGCGCTGCTGACCACCTTCCGCGAACTGCGCAAACCGGGCGAGTTTTTCATCGACGCGCTGCGCCGCATTGGCCACGACCCGTTCAAACAGGCCGCCAACGCCGCCCGCCGCCCCAAGGCCGACCAGGAAGCCCTGGCCGAGCAAGATTGA
- a CDS encoding DUF1850 domain-containing protein → MLAALCMVAGALTVSLPAQHFTLRWQHSIEKIAWEEDYAVVGPWLAITGARIRGSGAGMDPPDKAWLEHGVWHYRLSDPWRKEIVLARSPYVRDYDLCISGRCLPLNHWIPVAAGTTTLHACQRQNRNP, encoded by the coding sequence TTGCTCGCAGCCCTGTGCATGGTGGCTGGCGCGCTCACAGTGAGCCTGCCCGCCCAACATTTCACTCTGCGCTGGCAGCACTCCATCGAGAAAATCGCTTGGGAAGAAGACTACGCTGTGGTCGGGCCGTGGCTGGCTATCACCGGCGCTCGCATTCGCGGCTCCGGTGCGGGCATGGACCCGCCGGACAAGGCGTGGCTTGAGCACGGCGTCTGGCACTACCGTCTCTCCGATCCTTGGCGCAAGGAAATCGTGCTGGCACGCTCTCCCTATGTGCGCGACTACGATCTGTGCATTTCCGGCCGCTGCCTGCCCCTCAACCACTGGATTCCTGTCGCGGCCGGCACAACGACTCTGCACGCCTGCCAAAGACAGAACCGCAATCCGTAA
- a CDS encoding sulfite exporter TauE/SafE family protein, which produces MPDFAFILAGFLVGLIVGLTGVGGGSLMTPVLIFFFGFKPHLAIGTDLLFAAFTKLGGTVSMARQRLVPWKVVALLCAGSIPAALGSLWMLRRLGPTSEHVQHLMTSTLGFALLLTAAAMLYKVLAFSAQRQAAEQAARQNSGAAAAQPRHWSLPILLGAVIGTLVTFTSVGAGAIGVTVLLLVFPHLPLPRIVAADIAYAVPLTLVAGLGHASLGSVDWALLAQLLAGSLPGIWLGSRLVSRTPERLIRSGLSLLLAYAGAKLVLI; this is translated from the coding sequence ATGCCCGATTTCGCGTTCATTCTTGCTGGCTTCCTGGTTGGCCTCATCGTCGGCCTGACGGGTGTGGGTGGGGGCTCGCTGATGACGCCGGTGCTGATCTTTTTCTTTGGCTTCAAGCCGCATCTGGCCATTGGCACCGACTTGTTGTTTGCCGCATTCACCAAACTGGGCGGCACGGTGAGCATGGCGCGCCAACGTCTGGTTCCATGGAAGGTGGTGGCATTGCTGTGCGCTGGCAGCATTCCTGCTGCACTTGGCTCGCTGTGGATGCTGAGACGCCTGGGGCCCACCAGCGAGCATGTGCAGCACCTCATGACCAGCACCCTGGGCTTTGCCCTGCTGCTGACCGCTGCCGCCATGCTCTACAAGGTGCTGGCCTTCTCGGCGCAGCGCCAGGCTGCAGAGCAGGCCGCGCGCCAGAACAGCGGCGCCGCAGCTGCCCAGCCGCGCCATTGGAGCCTGCCTATCCTGCTCGGCGCCGTGATCGGGACCCTCGTCACTTTCACTTCGGTCGGCGCGGGCGCCATCGGCGTCACGGTGCTGCTGCTTGTCTTCCCGCACCTGCCGCTGCCGCGCATCGTGGCCGCCGACATCGCCTATGCCGTGCCGCTCACGCTGGTGGCAGGCCTGGGCCACGCCTCGCTGGGCTCGGTGGACTGGGCCTTGCTGGCGCAGTTGCTGGCCGGCTCGCTCCCCGGCATCTGGCTCGGCTCGCGGCTGGTGTCGCGCACACCTGAGCGCCTCATTCGCTCCGGCCTCTCGCTGCTGCTCGCCTATGCCGGCGCCAAACTGGTTTTGATTTAA
- the mnmC gene encoding FAD-dependent 5-carboxymethylaminomethyl-2-thiouridine(34) oxidoreductase MnmC — protein sequence MAEGFDGPDDTPPTGAGANLLLGCGLPAAWADQNQWRILETAWGDGQNFLHSWAAWRADAKRPRMLHFIALSAEAVAAEAVLRAAAQHPELQSLAQTLAEQCWGLLPGVHRLRFEGGRVLLTLGIGDAPTLLREQAWTVDSIFLNASVAEHWVERADLHAFKALARCCRRGTRLATDAPSTGGAALAQYGFQMDAAHDSSPDTLPKPAQLSARFDPDWEPRGPRANAQPTPPMRCVVIGAGVAGAACAASLARRGWQVQVLDTGTTPAAGASSLPVGVFAPHLSPDDNLFSRLSRSGVRAMLQQCAELLRAGVDWCASGVLERRPAGHLGLPADWGASPGADWSQKASAETLLAAGLPQEDSACWHARAGWARPARLVAALLTQPGIAWRAEAQVAHLQRVTGQAGDAAPVWQLLDTQGQAVAEAELVVLAAGAASNALLADMAVPLLPLQPVRGQMSWGRQNAQSAWLPPFPVNGNGGLVAHVPMEGGGHAWHMGSTFERDVAHLPLTEDERAAAHVSNWQHLHALLPQAATALQSAFDPADSAAVHSVQAWASVRCTARDRLPIVGPLNPTNLPGLWVCTAMGARGLTRAVLCGELLAARLHGEPLPVESRLARAMSSERCLPKGAQIPFH from the coding sequence ATGGCCGAAGGTTTTGACGGGCCCGACGACACACCGCCCACGGGCGCAGGCGCGAATCTATTGCTCGGATGCGGCCTGCCTGCTGCCTGGGCGGACCAGAACCAGTGGCGCATTCTGGAAACAGCGTGGGGCGATGGACAGAACTTTCTTCACAGCTGGGCAGCCTGGCGCGCCGATGCCAAGCGCCCACGCATGCTGCATTTCATCGCGCTGAGCGCTGAGGCAGTAGCTGCAGAAGCCGTCCTGCGTGCCGCAGCACAGCATCCCGAACTGCAGTCGCTGGCGCAAACCCTGGCCGAGCAATGCTGGGGCTTGCTGCCAGGGGTGCACCGCCTGCGCTTCGAGGGCGGCCGGGTGCTGCTCACACTAGGAATTGGCGATGCGCCAACACTGCTGCGCGAGCAGGCATGGACGGTGGACAGTATTTTCCTCAATGCCTCGGTTGCCGAACACTGGGTGGAGCGGGCAGACCTCCATGCATTCAAAGCGCTGGCACGGTGCTGTCGTCGGGGTACGCGCCTGGCAACCGATGCGCCCTCAACCGGCGGGGCAGCGCTGGCGCAGTACGGATTTCAGATGGACGCAGCGCATGATTCCTCGCCAGATACCTTGCCCAAGCCCGCCCAGCTGAGTGCCCGATTCGATCCGGACTGGGAGCCGCGCGGCCCGCGCGCCAACGCGCAACCCACCCCGCCCATGCGCTGCGTTGTCATTGGCGCCGGTGTGGCCGGTGCGGCCTGCGCCGCCAGTCTGGCACGGCGAGGCTGGCAGGTGCAGGTGCTGGACACAGGCACCACACCCGCCGCAGGCGCTTCCAGCCTGCCCGTGGGCGTGTTTGCTCCGCACCTCTCGCCAGACGACAACCTTTTTTCACGCCTCTCGCGCAGCGGAGTGCGGGCCATGCTGCAGCAATGTGCCGAGTTGCTGCGGGCGGGCGTGGACTGGTGCGCCAGCGGCGTGCTGGAGCGCCGACCCGCAGGCCACCTGGGCTTGCCGGCCGATTGGGGCGCCAGCCCCGGTGCCGACTGGAGCCAAAAAGCCAGCGCCGAAACCCTGCTCGCCGCAGGACTGCCGCAGGAAGATTCCGCTTGTTGGCATGCGCGCGCCGGCTGGGCGCGGCCCGCGCGACTGGTGGCAGCCTTGCTGACGCAACCCGGCATTGCCTGGCGCGCTGAGGCGCAAGTGGCACATCTGCAACGCGTGACCGGCCAAGCCGGCGATGCGGCCCCCGTCTGGCAACTGCTGGACACCCAGGGCCAAGCCGTGGCCGAAGCCGAACTGGTGGTGCTGGCAGCCGGGGCCGCCAGCAACGCGCTGCTGGCGGACATGGCAGTGCCTCTCCTGCCCCTGCAGCCCGTGCGCGGCCAAATGTCCTGGGGTCGGCAGAATGCCCAAAGCGCCTGGCTGCCGCCTTTTCCTGTGAACGGCAACGGCGGCCTGGTGGCGCATGTGCCCATGGAGGGCGGAGGCCACGCCTGGCACATGGGCTCCACTTTCGAGCGCGACGTGGCGCATTTGCCCTTGACGGAGGATGAGCGTGCCGCCGCCCATGTCAGCAACTGGCAGCATTTGCACGCCTTGCTGCCCCAGGCAGCCACCGCACTGCAGTCGGCGTTTGACCCTGCAGACTCCGCTGCTGTGCACAGCGTGCAGGCCTGGGCCAGCGTGCGCTGCACGGCGCGCGACCGCCTGCCCATCGTAGGGCCACTCAATCCCACGAACCTGCCCGGCCTGTGGGTCTGCACTGCCATGGGCGCGCGTGGGCTGACGCGGGCCGTCCTGTGCGGCGAGCTGCTGGCGGCGCGACTGCACGGCGAACCGCTGCCGGTGGAGTCGCGGCTGGCACGGGCGATGTCCAGTGAGCGGTGTCTGCCCAAGGGAGCCCAGATTCCCTTCCACTGA
- a CDS encoding TRAP transporter permease has product MNAAAAPAPADAQLQTPDAEPPAFAGALFWVAVAFSVFQIVTAAFSPLSSSVVRGVHVGFLLLVTFVLYPPARQRWLGWGLGALGFVTGLYQWVFEADLVHRAGELTRSDMVIGLILIVLVFEAARRIMGLALPLVCATFLVYALFGQYAPGVLGHRGYGLDQIVGQLSFGTEGIYGTPTYVSSSYIFLFILFGAFLERAGMIQLFTDFALGLFGHTKGGPAKVSVVSSGLMGTINGSGVANVVTTGQFTIPLMKRFGYRADFAGGVEATASMGGQIMPPVMGAVAFIMAETIDVPYLEICKAASIPALLYFFTAFVMVHLEAGRRGLLGMPKEECPDPWAAIKLRWYLILPLAVLVWLLFSGYTPLFSGMVGLALTVVLIFGAAMTTRFGTRPLQIVFWVLIGLAASSFFKYGIGAIIGLAAAMAVVLWFLRGGRETLRMALHALAEGARHALPVGVACALVGVIIGVLTLTGAATLFAGYIIQMGQSSLFLSLVLTMLVCLVLGMGIPTIPNYIITSSLAAPALLELGVPLIVSHMFVFYFGIMADLTPPVALAAFAAAPIAKESPLKIGFQAMRIAIAGFVVPYMAVYAPALMLQGDGGWTATLYVMFKAVVAIVLWGGTAIGYWIKPLAWWERIWALVAAGFLVAALPSTDEIGLSMAAVLALWHAVRVRQANRAQAPA; this is encoded by the coding sequence ATGAACGCAGCCGCTGCTCCGGCCCCGGCCGACGCGCAGCTGCAGACCCCAGACGCAGAACCGCCGGCCTTCGCCGGCGCTCTGTTCTGGGTGGCAGTGGCGTTTTCCGTATTTCAGATCGTCACCGCCGCCTTCAGCCCGCTCTCGAGCAGCGTGGTGCGCGGCGTACACGTTGGCTTTCTTCTGTTGGTAACTTTTGTGCTGTATCCGCCAGCGCGCCAGCGCTGGCTGGGCTGGGGCCTTGGCGCGTTAGGTTTTGTCACGGGCCTGTACCAGTGGGTGTTCGAGGCCGACCTGGTCCACCGGGCGGGCGAACTCACGCGCAGCGACATGGTGATCGGTCTCATATTGATCGTGCTGGTCTTTGAAGCCGCGCGCCGCATCATGGGGCTGGCACTGCCGCTGGTCTGCGCCACCTTTCTGGTCTATGCGCTGTTTGGCCAATATGCGCCCGGTGTGTTGGGCCACCGGGGCTACGGGCTGGACCAGATCGTCGGGCAGCTCAGTTTTGGCACCGAAGGCATTTACGGCACGCCTACTTACGTGTCGTCTTCGTATATTTTCCTGTTCATCCTGTTTGGCGCCTTCCTGGAGCGCGCCGGGATGATCCAGCTGTTCACCGACTTTGCGCTTGGGCTGTTCGGCCACACCAAGGGCGGGCCGGCCAAGGTGTCGGTGGTGTCGTCCGGCCTGATGGGCACCATCAACGGTTCGGGCGTGGCCAACGTCGTCACCACCGGGCAGTTCACCATTCCGCTGATGAAGCGCTTTGGCTACCGGGCCGACTTCGCCGGCGGCGTGGAAGCCACCGCCAGCATGGGCGGGCAGATCATGCCGCCGGTGATGGGCGCTGTGGCCTTCATCATGGCCGAAACCATCGACGTGCCGTATCTGGAGATTTGCAAGGCGGCTTCGATTCCGGCGCTGCTGTACTTCTTTACCGCCTTTGTCATGGTGCACCTGGAAGCCGGCCGGCGCGGCCTCCTGGGCATGCCCAAGGAAGAATGCCCTGACCCTTGGGCCGCCATCAAGCTGCGCTGGTACTTGATCTTGCCGCTGGCGGTGCTGGTGTGGCTGCTGTTCTCGGGTTACACACCGCTGTTTTCCGGCATGGTCGGGCTGGCCCTGACCGTGGTGCTCATTTTTGGCGCTGCCATGACGACCCGCTTTGGCACCCGGCCACTGCAAATCGTCTTCTGGGTGCTGATTGGCCTGGCCGCGTCGAGTTTCTTCAAGTATGGGATCGGCGCCATCATCGGCTTGGCTGCCGCCATGGCCGTGGTGTTGTGGTTTCTGCGCGGCGGCCGCGAAACCTTGCGCATGGCGCTGCACGCCCTGGCCGAGGGCGCACGCCATGCGCTGCCCGTGGGTGTCGCCTGCGCGCTGGTGGGCGTGATCATCGGTGTGCTCACCCTCACGGGCGCCGCAACGCTGTTTGCCGGCTACATCATCCAGATGGGGCAAAGCAGCCTGTTTCTGAGCCTGGTGCTGACCATGCTGGTGTGCCTGGTGCTGGGCATGGGCATTCCGACCATTCCCAACTACATCATCACCAGTTCGCTCGCCGCGCCAGCACTGCTCGAGCTCGGCGTGCCGCTGATCGTCTCGCACATGTTCGTCTTTTACTTCGGCATCATGGCCGATCTCACGCCACCGGTGGCGCTGGCAGCCTTCGCTGCGGCGCCGATTGCGAAGGAATCGCCGTTGAAAATTGGCTTTCAAGCCATGCGCATTGCCATTGCCGGGTTTGTCGTTCCCTATATGGCCGTATACGCGCCCGCACTGATGCTGCAGGGCGATGGTGGTTGGACAGCCACGCTCTACGTGATGTTCAAGGCCGTCGTCGCCATCGTGCTTTGGGGGGGCACTGCCATCGGTTATTGGATCAAACCATTGGCCTGGTGGGAGCGCATTTGGGCCTTGGTTGCAGCCGGTTTTCTGGTTGCGGCATTGCCGTCGACCGACGAGATCGGTCTTAGTATGGCGGCTGTCCTGGCGCTTTGGCATGCCGTGCGCGTACGGCAGGCCAATCGCGCCCAAGCGCCCGCCTGA